Proteins from a single region of Hordeum vulgare subsp. vulgare chromosome 6H, MorexV3_pseudomolecules_assembly, whole genome shotgun sequence:
- the LOC123405701 gene encoding receptor-like protein kinase ANXUR2, whose translation MHVLAAVMGGAAAAICCVAMAACLYVHKRKKKTRNGELSNVERLLEYRSPATGGGGGRSFSLAEIKAATENFREALVVGVGRQGKVFRGVVDGGTAVAIKLANPSPGRSAREFRAEIETLSNLRHRHLVPLLGFCSDREETILVYRHMPRGTLREHLHGKSGKPAMPWWRRLDACMGAARGLHCLHAGGVVHGDVRTTTILVDENWVAKLSDFGLSNSKHATMESDVYSFGVVLFEALMAWRPALLPGDQAVGLAGHALACHRNGTLPDAVDAAIKGQVAPECLEKFAGMAAECLAHQGTERPAMGDVLWNLELSMQLQLINPKRT comes from the coding sequence ATGCACGTGCTGGCGGCGGTCATGGGCGGCGCCGCCGCGGCCATCTGTTGCGTGGCGATGGCAGCATGCCTGTACGTCCACAAGAGGAAAAAGAAGACGAGGAACGGGGAGCTCAGCAACGTCGAGCGGCTGCTGGAGTACCGCTCTCCCGccaccggcggcggcggtggcaggtCGTTCTCGTTGGCCGAGATCAAGGCGGCGACCGAGAACTTCAGGGAGGCACTGGTGGTCGGAGTGGGCCGGCAGGGGAAGGTGTTCCGCGGCGTCGTGGACGGCGGCACCGCGGTGGCCATCAAGCTGGCCAACCCGTCGCCGGGCCGGAGCGCGCGCGAGTTCCGGGCGGAGATCGAGACGCTGTCCAACCTGCGGCACCGGCACCTCGTCCCGCTCCTAGGCTTCTGCTCGGACAGGGAGGAAACGATCCTCGTGTACCGGCACATGCCGCGCGGCACGCTACGGGAGCACCTGCACGGCAAGAGCGGCAAGCCGGCGATGCCGTGGTGGCGTCGCCTCGACGCGTGCATGGGCGCCGCGCGGGGCCTGCACTGCCTCCACGCCGGCGGCGTCGTCCACGGCGACGTCAGGACCACCACCATCCTCGTCGACGAGAACTGGGTCGCCAAGCTCTCGGACTTCGGCCTCTCCAACTCCAAGCACGCCACGATGGAGTCCGACGTCTATTCCTTCGGCGTCGTCCTCTTCGAGGCGCTCATGGCGTGGCGACCGGCGCTGCTGCCAGGGGACCAGGCCGTCGGCCTCGCCGGGCACGCGCTGGCATGCCACCGGAACGGCACCCTGCCGGACGCCGTCGACGCGGCGATCAAGGGCCAGGTCGCGCCCGAGTGCCTCGAGAAGTTCGCTGGGATGGCCGCGGAGTGCCTCGCGCACCAAGGCACGGAGCGGCCAGCCATGGGTGACGTTCTATGGAACCTAGAATTGTCGATGCAGCTGCAGCTGATTAATCCCAAGAGGACGTAA